CTGGCGACCCGTGCGACGTGGGGGGCGGCCCGACGCAACGCGGGCGGTCACGGCTACGACTTCCGACCGATGCTCCGCCCGCTGGGCACGCTCACACGCTCGGCGGATCTCGCGATCTGCCACCTCGAGACCCCGCTCACCGGTCGCGGCGTGCCCCTCAGCGACTATCCCCGGTACGCGGTGCCGCACCAGCTCGCCGACGCGATCCATCGGGCCGGCTACGACGGGTGCTCGACCGCGTCGAACCACTCGCTCGACCACGGGTCGGCGGGTATCCGTTCAACGCTCGGCAAGCTCGACTCGCTCGGCATCGGGCATACCGGCACGGCGCGTTCGCGCCGGGAGGCGGCCCGAACCGTGCGCTATCAGGTCGGCGACGCCGTGATCGCCCACCTGTCGTACACGGCCTCCTTCAACGGGCTCGTGCCGCGAGACGCGTGGGAGGCGAATCGGATCGATTCGGAACGCATCGTTCGCAGGGCCCGACGCGCTCGGCGCCAGGGCGCCGATCTCGTCGTGCTGAGCCTGCACTGGGGCACCGAGCACCGGCATGCGCCCACAAGCGAACAGGAAGCGCTCGCCCGACGGCTGACCGCGTCGAAGACGATCGACCTCATCGTGGGCCACCACGCGCACGTGGTGCAGCCCATCCGCCGTGTGCACTGGCGATACGTGGCCTACGGGCTCGGCAACTCGTTCTCGGGGATGACGGCCGCGCTGTTTAGCCCGGCCGCGCAGGACGGCATCGTGCTGCTGGTCACCTTCGAGCGAGGCCCTCGGACGTGGCATGTGCACCGGGTGCGTTTCGCGCCGACCTGGGTGCATCCGGGCGGATTCGTGGTGCGGTTGGTAGGCCCCTCGATCGAGGAGAGACGCCTGCCGGCTGCGGTGCTCCAAGAGCTCCGTCGCTCCTGGCGGCGGACCGTGACGACGGTCGATGCGGCCCGGTTGGGGGTCGTGCCGTTCCGTCGAGCACGGCTTTGAACGAGGAGGTGCGTCATGAAGGTGCGTCGATCGAACGCTCTTCCGATCCTCACGGCGTTCGCGGTGGTCCTTGTGCAGGCGGTGACGCTCGTGTCGACGGCATCGGTCCACGCGCAGGCGGTGGTGCGACCGGTGGTCGGCTGCCCGTTGAGCGTCGAGGCGCTGGCCACGCTCACCGCCACGGCCGCTCCCTCCTGCGCCTGGCCCGAGATCGCGCGGGCCGCCGACACATCGGTGATCCACCGCGCATGCACGATCGTCGGCACCGCGGCGGACGAGGTGCTCGAGGGCACCGGCGGCAAGGACGTGATCTGCGGCTATCAGGGCGACGACGTGATCAGGGCGCTCGCTGGCCGTGACGTCGTCTATGGCGGCGCCGGCAAGGACCGCATCCATGGTGGACCCGGCTCGGACGAACTCCACGGCGAGGCCGGTAACGACCGCATCCGAGGGGGCCTCGACGGCGAT
This Actinomycetota bacterium DNA region includes the following protein-coding sequences:
- a CDS encoding CapA family protein, with the protein product MLARRVAIGTAIVACTALAALAAPVIGTAPAGPASASHRGPRITVAFTGDFLATRATWGAARRNAGGHGYDFRPMLRPLGTLTRSADLAICHLETPLTGRGVPLSDYPRYAVPHQLADAIHRAGYDGCSTASNHSLDHGSAGIRSTLGKLDSLGIGHTGTARSRREAARTVRYQVGDAVIAHLSYTASFNGLVPRDAWEANRIDSERIVRRARRARRQGADLVVLSLHWGTEHRHAPTSEQEALARRLTASKTIDLIVGHHAHVVQPIRRVHWRYVAYGLGNSFSGMTAALFSPAAQDGIVLLVTFERGPRTWHVHRVRFAPTWVHPGGFVVRLVGPSIEERRLPAAVLQELRRSWRRTVTTVDAARLGVVPFRRARL
- a CDS encoding calcium-binding protein, with the translated sequence MKVRRSNALPILTAFAVVLVQAVTLVSTASVHAQAVVRPVVGCPLSVEALATLTATAAPSCAWPEIARAADTSVIHRACTIVGTAADEVLEGTGGKDVICGYQGDDVIRALAGRDVVYGGAGKDRIHGGPGSDELHGEAGNDRIRGGLDGDQIHGQMGDDRLLGEGWADSLNGGYGDDLLVGGPGRDYAYDTSGSELAVLGAGSDQFYSVRGDDTIFAGRGDDWCITVGDERSGDVIDGGPGTEDAFDADAGDTVTAFEVGPEPCYGC